From the Lactuca sativa cultivar Salinas chromosome 9, Lsat_Salinas_v11, whole genome shotgun sequence genome, the window GATGAATCCGAGCTTACACCGATAGATACCGAATAATAACAAAAAAGTGGATTAGCGAATATTCCTTAATCAAGTATTCTAAAAGAAAAGTTGGGACGTGTATTTATCTTTGAAGATCAAAACATTGTTGCACTGAAGGAAACAAAAATGGTGGTAAACATATGCGATGCACTTTTAGAAGTTCTCAGTACTCATGCAAACGAGCATTCTTTACCTGTCATTGCTGGTTTATTTCAAAATATCGGGAACAAGTCCATTGTCTACATGCACAAGATACTTCTAAAGCTTGCTGAATTTATGACAAAAGCATCTGGTGATGTAAAAAAACATGTAAGTTTTTCTTTCAAGTACATTTATGTCTTGCATGtttcttttttttaaacatatataatGACTTTTGATATATTTGATATTACAGGTTCAAGAGTGTATCGGGTGTGCGGTAATTGTTATGAAGCCGGAAAAAGTACATGAATTCATACCTATTTCCGTTGATCCCGATGAACTTACTTACTCAAACACATGGTTGATACCTATTTATAGGGATCATGTTGTTCTGTCATCCTTGGGGTTCTTTATTAGAACAATAGTCCCTCTCTCCGAATCTTTCATGGAAGCATGCAAAAAAGGTAGCCTCAAAACATACAAATTCTTAACATTAATTTATCATCATCATGGcataataaaattttgtttttctttcttgCAAGTTGAAGAAAACTCAGAAATCAGAAAACAATTTGAGTCTCATGCACGAGGTTGTTTGGGATTACTTCCCGCCTTTTGTCGCTATCCAACTGACGTGTGTGAAAGTTTTGGATCCTTAGCAGATCACATGATTAAATGGCTAAAAAAGGATGTGTTTATGATCGAGTATGTTGGCATAGCTTTGCAGGTAATAATTGTTTTTAATGTACAATTTGTTTTTGTACATAAATGGTTTTGTTTTACTAGTTTTGCTTGCCTTTTTTGTTTGTAGTATCTTGTCAAGGGAAACAAAGGCCTTCCTTTTCTCTCTGGTGaggaacttttcaaagattgggGGATTGAATACGGTAAAAAAGTCGAAATGGAAAACATGAAGGCCATGTTACCATGGTTAGAGGAGTTTTTGAAAGCTTTTATCCAAGTTTTCTTTCAATTGTCCCCTGAGAAACCTCCTGCTTTTGTAAAGGTCATGATAGTAACTTCGTCGCTTGGGTAATTTTATTTATAACTTGGTTTCTGactttattatatattaattatactATGCATTTACAGGACACGATTAGATGCTTGACACTTGCTATTAAATCTTCAAAAGTAAAAGTGATTTTCCGTTGGTCACTTAAGAATGTTTCTGTAGATGAAGGCAGACCTTCAAATTTGATACTGGAACTTGCATCATTGTTTGTTGAGGCAACTGGAGTTGATTCTGATGATATTATATACAATTCCATCGAAGAGTGTTTAAAGGTTTGTTtgctttttgatgttttttttttttttttgggtagaATCAAATCATACTTATTTTGTTTTTATGTAGGAAGGGGTAGAGGATGGGGATGCATATGCTGCGCTTTACAAAATCTTGGTGGTAAGAACCAATACTACTTAATTAATTACTCTCACCCCATGAAATTTGTCACATAACATTTTTGTTTTTCAGGAATCTTCCGACTTCAGATCTTCAAAGTTTAAGCAAGTTATGGATTTATTACTTGGTTTGAAACCCCCTAAGGATATAACTTCACTTAGATGGCGGTTTTTGTGCTTCAAGATCTTGTTAGTTCGCTCAATGGAGGTTGGTTATATTCTGTTCTAGTATTATTTATTTCTATACCGTGTGAAATTCGCTGTTTGCTAATAATGAATTTCTGTAGATATTTCATGCTGGAAAGAACATTTATGGTATTCGTATGCTGTATGAAATCATAGTGAGGCCACAAGATGTAAGATCTTTAAGCAACTTAATTACTTGTTTCATTTCATTAAGTTCTTTTTCTTATAGTTGTATTGTTTGTATAATCTACTTTTGATCTAGAAAAAAAGTAAAAAGGTGGCAGCCGAGATCCTTGTAGAGACAAGTACCATTTTCAAAAAAGAATCATCTCCGTCAAAACCAGGAAATTATCAAGTATTCATCAGCATGGTATTTTTACCACTCGATCAATATATATTCAATTACATAAATTATTTCTTTATTAGTTTCTGAaatgatgaaaacattcttttaattatatttttaacttTCCAGATAATGTTGTTACTCTTTTGGAGTCCTTATCACGGAAAAGCTCCTTCTCACGTAAAAGCTGATGCAGTCTCTGCGTTATCACTACTTGTATCTGATGACCCACAAATCTGCCTTCTCATGCCAGATGTTGTGCCATCAATCCTTGGATTGCTGGATAAGGAAGACAACATACAAGTTGTGATAGTAGGTGTTTTTTTTAAAGCTTAGCTGTGTTTCTTCTACCATTCATgaaatttttttatatgtatatatggtGACAGGATGTTTTAGGGTTCATAGAGGCGTTAACTGTCAATCTTCCAGTGAAATACTTGTACGACTTCCATGCTGATATTCTTGGTGGGATTCTTCCATGGTCGTATGTTTCTCTACATGATATCAAATCAAAGGTATGCGTGTTAAgttatgtatgtatgcatgtatgtatgtatgtgatcATCATGTGTTTTCAATTACAGGTGACTATGATTTTGGAGATTATGATGCAGAAGTGTGGTCCTGCATCACTCAAATCTCCTGTACTTGAGCAATACCAAGATTTTGTTATGAATGATTTTGGGGTAACAATCACATCACCCATTACCATTAGTAACTTTAAGCACCTGTCATCACTGgaaggagatgatgatgatgatgatg encodes:
- the LOC111905918 gene encoding uncharacterized protein LOC111905918, whose amino-acid sequence is MVVNICDALLEVLSTHANEHSLPVIAGLFQNIGNKSIVYMHKILLKLAEFMTKASGDVKKHVQECIGCAVIVMKPEKVHEFIPISVDPDELTYSNTWLIPIYRDHVVLSSLGFFIRTIVPLSESFMEACKKVEENSEIRKQFESHARGCLGLLPAFCRYPTDVCESFGSLADHMIKWLKKDVFMIEYVGIALQYLVKGNKGLPFLSGEELFKDWGIEYGKKVEMENMKAMLPWLEEFLKAFIQVFFQLSPEKPPAFVKDTIRCLTLAIKSSKVKVIFRWSLKNVSVDEGRPSNLILELASLFVEATGVDSDDIIYNSIEECLKEGVEDGDAYAALYKILVESSDFRSSKFKQVMDLLLGLKPPKDITSLRWRFLCFKILLVRSMEIFHAGKNIYGIRMLYEIIVRPQDKKSKKVAAEILVETSTIFKKESSPSKPGNYQVFISMIMLLLFWSPYHGKAPSHVKADAVSALSLLVSDDPQICLLMPDVVPSILGLLDKEDNIQVVIDVLGFIEALTVNLPVKYLYDFHADILGGILPWSYVSLHDIKSKVTMILEIMMQKCGPASLKSPVLEQYQDFVMNDFGVTITSPITISNFKHLSSLEGDDDDDDDDDDNNNNNNNNKKKNKKKKKNK